In Sebaldella termitidis ATCC 33386, one DNA window encodes the following:
- a CDS encoding VOC family protein, which yields MIFAGICLMTEDVRKLADFYKEILQTASDYDDEIHQEIFTKGASFAILKNDGITQAGNSNMTMIFTVDNVDEEYERLKKIGVKILDIPTIQPWGAKNMRFSDPDGNFVVFRTFL from the coding sequence ATGATTTTTGCCGGAATATGCCTGATGACTGAGGATGTAAGAAAATTAGCTGATTTTTACAAAGAAATATTACAGACTGCATCAGATTATGATGATGAAATTCATCAGGAAATATTTACAAAAGGTGCTTCTTTTGCAATACTAAAAAATGATGGAATTACCCAAGCAGGAAATTCTAATATGACAATGATTTTTACAGTTGATAATGTGGATGAAGAATATGAACGCTTGAAAAAAATCGGGGTAAAAATCTTGGATATACCAACAATACAGCCGTGGGGAGCAAAGAATATGCGCTTTTCCGATCCGGATGGAAATTTTGTGGTGTTCAGGACATTTTTATGA
- a CDS encoding TlpA family protein disulfide reductase yields the protein MKKLMMVILGVIFLMSCSGETSATFDLDATKGAKFPAFTAKSIDGKETFKSTDLLKSDKKTLFVIAAEWCPHCRDEAIEIQEFYEKHKDEANIVVIYSANNSSPEIVTEYLTKNKYTFPAYYDHDNVILYGSKIESFPFNAVIGKDGKIEEIVEGELSYDSLVEKLIK from the coding sequence ATGAAAAAATTAATGATGGTAATATTGGGAGTAATATTTTTGATGTCATGTTCTGGTGAAACGTCTGCGACATTTGATTTAGATGCAACAAAAGGTGCGAAGTTTCCTGCGTTTACAGCGAAATCAATTGACGGGAAAGAAACATTTAAAAGTACTGATCTCTTGAAAAGTGATAAAAAGACGTTATTTGTCATTGCTGCCGAATGGTGCCCGCACTGCCGTGATGAGGCGATAGAAATACAGGAATTTTATGAAAAGCATAAAGATGAAGCTAATATAGTAGTTATATATAGTGCAAATAATTCAAGTCCTGAAATAGTAACTGAATATCTGACGAAAAATAAATATACTTTCCCTGCTTATTATGACCATGATAATGTAATTCTGTACGGTTCTAAAATAGAATCATTTCCTTTTAATGCAGTGATAGGAAAAGACGGGAAGATAGAAGAAATAGTCGAAGGTGAATTAAGCTACGACAGTCTGGTAGAAAAATTAATTAAGTAA
- the tpx gene encoding thiol peroxidase, translating into MKKFMIAAMTIFLIFSCGVKEEGAAVEKTTETKEVSAPEKETLKKEKVPESEKVTVDGIEVTIENKRIKVGDKLEDAELIAPVNEFNKMKKVRLSDDKGIKLIYTAPSLDTPVCSLQTKMLDEKAKEHADVFFYSITDDLPFAMMRFCSDNGIANLKTLSDFQTHEFSAKNGFLMKEYQLLTRAVIIVDEDNIVRYVDYGKEVTDQLDLGKAIDFLEKKMLKK; encoded by the coding sequence ATGAAAAAGTTTATGATTGCTGCAATGACAATATTTTTGATTTTTAGCTGCGGGGTAAAAGAAGAGGGTGCCGCTGTTGAAAAAACAACTGAAACTAAAGAGGTATCAGCTCCGGAAAAAGAAACTCTGAAAAAAGAGAAAGTTCCTGAAAGTGAGAAGGTAACAGTAGACGGAATAGAAGTTACAATAGAAAATAAAAGAATAAAAGTCGGGGATAAGCTAGAGGATGCAGAATTAATTGCTCCTGTTAATGAATTCAATAAAATGAAAAAAGTGAGACTTTCAGATGATAAAGGTATAAAATTAATTTATACTGCACCGTCGCTGGATACTCCGGTATGCTCGCTTCAGACTAAGATGCTTGATGAGAAGGCAAAAGAGCATGCAGATGTCTTTTTTTATTCAATAACTGATGATTTACCTTTTGCTATGATGAGATTTTGTTCTGATAACGGAATAGCAAATCTGAAAACTTTGTCTGATTTTCAGACACATGAATTTTCTGCTAAAAATGGTTTTTTAATGAAAGAATACCAGTTACTGACAAGAGCAGTAATAATAGTGGATGAAGATAATATTGTAAGATATGTGGATTATGGAAAAGAAGTGACAGATCAGCTTGATCTTGGAAAAGCAATAGATTTTCTGGAAAAGAAAATGCTGAAAAAATAA
- a CDS encoding helix-turn-helix domain-containing protein gives MKIGEKLKSLRQEKLLTQNELADRCELSKGFISQLERDLTSPSLSTLEDILEVLGTNIRDFFNETQQEKIVFSVEDFYEFQNEELGYEIKWIIPNAQKNKMEPILITLEPGGRYKLEVAHEGEEFGYVLSGAVNIHLGNKKYRAKKGESFYYKPSVDHYISNVSKTGVSKVLWVATPPSF, from the coding sequence GTGAAAATCGGTGAAAAGCTCAAAAGCTTAAGGCAGGAAAAGCTTTTAACGCAAAATGAATTAGCAGATAGATGTGAATTATCAAAAGGATTCATATCACAGCTGGAAAGAGACCTTACATCCCCGTCTTTATCCACTTTGGAGGATATACTGGAAGTATTGGGGACGAATATAAGAGATTTTTTTAATGAAACACAGCAGGAAAAAATTGTATTTTCAGTTGAAGATTTTTATGAATTTCAAAATGAAGAATTAGGATATGAAATAAAATGGATAATCCCAAATGCACAGAAAAATAAAATGGAACCGATTCTGATAACTTTGGAGCCCGGAGGAAGATACAAGCTTGAGGTGGCACATGAGGGGGAAGAGTTCGGATATGTTTTGTCAGGTGCAGTTAACATACATTTGGGGAATAAAAAATACAGGGCCAAAAAAGGTGAGAGCTTTTATTACAAGCCGAGTGTAGACCACTATATCTCGAATGTATCAAAAACAGGGGTATCAAAAGTTTTATGGGTAGCAACTCCGCCGTCATTTTAA
- a CDS encoding patatin-like phospholipase family protein, which translates to MQKKFRYKNIAKRLFLLLILFSCSFSDGDDKRIGLVLSGGSAKGLAHIGVLKVLEEEKVPVEYITGTSMGSIVGGLYAAGYTVEEIEKLAVEIDWFGMFTDNIPRDSKGAVRNYFEDKNTIALPFQGFSVSFPSGAIGGKNISSNLNDLFYGVEDVNDFRKFPQKFALVATDLETGEAVMIDKGSLPTAIRASMSLPTVISPVRYQNKLLIDGGLVRNLPVQEAKILGADYTIGVNVGEGFTKLDENKMNLVNITENALTMAGKREVDRQIRMLDLYIVPDVADIASPDFSKAEVIIALGEAAARKNIEEIKKLSDPVKFEEIQEKRKEFRKTWNDTYSIKNIKVVGNKKYNEKFFNKFIPNNLNALKKEDIDSIINKIYSNGDFLTVYYEIEDDNLTFVVQEKASNYLTLGGNLNTEDYATISIGVQGNRSFDATALRYSLVGILSQEYALNGQLVLSTGLDSKVFIMPTFHIKNDIIKNQNYNGKKFDFENKVSNINLGFGVELDKNLVFIASGGFEESSVNQNEDNSKNKKTDYPVYSAQLIYDTRNSFIYPTKGYYLNTIYAYGNSSEADFSSLSFIGRGIFPVTKNLSIIPTLEYLSASGDDIPETYQPKLGGYKTRDHSLEFRGVEENSLRGQSITTANLKLQYSINKYIYVDAGISYAAISDTAFSIDGDTTKQSYDIGIGIKTPLGPSYIGGSKTEGEKIRYYLNLGYDIGE; encoded by the coding sequence ATGCAAAAAAAATTCAGGTATAAAAATATAGCTAAAAGACTTTTTCTCCTTCTTATTCTTTTTTCATGCAGCTTTAGCGACGGTGACGATAAAAGAATAGGGCTTGTATTAAGCGGTGGTTCGGCAAAAGGACTGGCTCATATAGGTGTCTTAAAAGTGCTGGAAGAAGAAAAAGTTCCTGTTGAATATATAACCGGAACAAGTATGGGCAGTATCGTAGGCGGACTTTACGCTGCTGGATATACCGTGGAGGAAATAGAGAAACTGGCAGTAGAAATAGATTGGTTTGGTATGTTTACAGATAATATCCCGAGAGATTCAAAAGGCGCTGTAAGAAATTATTTTGAGGATAAAAATACAATTGCACTGCCGTTTCAGGGATTTTCCGTGAGCTTTCCCAGCGGAGCTATCGGCGGTAAAAATATCAGCAGTAATCTAAATGATTTGTTCTACGGAGTAGAAGATGTCAATGATTTTAGAAAATTCCCCCAGAAGTTTGCATTGGTTGCTACTGATCTTGAAACCGGAGAAGCCGTTATGATAGATAAGGGATCTCTTCCTACTGCAATAAGAGCGAGTATGTCACTGCCTACTGTTATTTCTCCTGTAAGATATCAGAATAAGCTTCTTATTGACGGAGGACTGGTAAGAAATCTTCCTGTTCAGGAAGCAAAAATACTCGGGGCTGACTATACAATAGGAGTTAATGTCGGTGAGGGCTTTACTAAGCTCGACGAAAATAAGATGAATCTAGTCAATATTACTGAAAATGCACTTACCATGGCGGGTAAGCGTGAAGTGGACAGACAGATCAGAATGCTTGACCTTTATATAGTACCTGATGTTGCAGATATAGCATCTCCTGATTTTTCCAAAGCCGAGGTCATAATAGCCCTTGGTGAGGCTGCTGCACGTAAGAATATTGAGGAAATAAAAAAATTAAGTGATCCGGTAAAATTTGAAGAAATTCAGGAAAAAAGAAAAGAATTCAGAAAAACCTGGAATGATACTTATTCTATAAAAAATATAAAAGTAGTGGGGAATAAAAAATATAACGAAAAATTCTTTAATAAATTTATTCCGAATAATCTAAATGCCTTAAAAAAAGAAGATATTGACAGTATTATAAACAAAATTTATTCCAACGGGGATTTTTTAACAGTGTATTATGAAATAGAGGACGATAACCTCACATTTGTAGTTCAGGAAAAGGCAAGCAACTATCTTACACTAGGGGGAAATTTAAATACAGAGGATTACGCTACTATTTCTATAGGCGTTCAGGGTAACAGATCCTTTGACGCAACAGCTCTGAGATACTCTCTAGTCGGAATACTCAGTCAGGAGTATGCCCTGAACGGTCAGCTCGTCCTGAGTACCGGGCTTGATTCCAAAGTGTTTATAATGCCTACTTTCCACATAAAAAACGACATTATAAAAAATCAAAATTATAATGGAAAAAAATTTGATTTTGAAAATAAAGTATCAAATATTAATCTTGGTTTCGGAGTAGAGCTGGATAAGAATCTTGTTTTTATAGCAAGTGGCGGTTTTGAAGAATCAAGTGTTAATCAAAATGAAGATAATTCAAAAAATAAAAAAACGGACTATCCTGTGTACAGTGCCCAGCTTATATATGACACAAGAAATTCATTTATTTATCCTACGAAAGGATATTACCTGAATACTATTTATGCCTACGGCAATTCATCCGAAGCTGATTTCAGCTCGCTGAGCTTCATAGGACGGGGTATATTCCCTGTTACAAAGAATTTAAGTATCATCCCTACACTTGAGTATCTTAGTGCTTCCGGAGATGATATTCCGGAAACATATCAGCCTAAGCTCGGAGGATATAAGACAAGAGATCACTCATTGGAATTCAGAGGGGTCGAAGAAAACAGCCTTAGAGGGCAGAGTATCACTACTGCTAATCTGAAGCTTCAGTACAGTATTAATAAATACATCTATGTAGATGCGGGAATTTCATATGCTGCAATATCGGATACTGCATTCTCAATAGACGGTGACACTACAAAACAGAGTTATGATATCGGAATAGGAATAAAAACTCCTTTAGGACCGAGCTATATCGGCGGTTCCAAAACTGAGGGCGAAAAAATAAGATATTATCTGAATCTCGGTTATGATATAGGCGAGTAA
- a CDS encoding response regulator transcription factor, translating into MPKILIVEDDEKLAKILKIQLEHKGFQVENAYTGLEAVEKAENSKDIDLILLDLGLPDIEGNRICKTISSAVHVPIIVVSARSHIEDKVELLTIGAVDYVTKPYDILELEARIKIHLKKDSSDILKYADLEMDTVNFTFTKAGTLIPLSKTEFDMMKLFLENQNIVLKRERIIDEIWGWNASSNLLDVTMKNLRQKLGKDYIITVRGIGYSLKREQQ; encoded by the coding sequence ATGCCAAAAATATTAATAGTCGAAGATGATGAAAAATTAGCCAAAATATTAAAAATCCAGCTGGAGCATAAAGGCTTTCAGGTGGAAAATGCCTATACAGGGCTTGAAGCTGTGGAAAAAGCAGAAAACAGCAAAGATATAGATCTTATTCTGCTTGATCTTGGTCTTCCCGATATAGAAGGAAACCGTATATGCAAAACTATAAGCTCTGCAGTTCATGTTCCCATTATCGTAGTATCTGCTCGAAGCCATATAGAAGATAAGGTGGAGCTCCTTACTATAGGAGCCGTAGACTATGTAACCAAGCCATATGATATTCTGGAACTGGAAGCCAGAATAAAAATACATCTAAAAAAAGATTCTTCCGATATTCTGAAATATGCTGATCTGGAAATGGATACAGTCAACTTTACATTTACCAAAGCCGGAACACTTATTCCTTTGAGTAAAACAGAATTTGATATGATGAAATTATTTCTTGAAAATCAGAATATAGTTCTCAAGCGTGAAAGAATTATAGATGAAATATGGGGCTGGAATGCCAGCAGTAATCTTCTTGATGTAACAATGAAGAATTTACGGCAAAAACTGGGAAAAGATTATATCATTACTGTAAGAGGTATAGGTTATTCACTTAAAAGGGAGCAGCAATGA
- a CDS encoding HAMP domain-containing sensor histidine kinase, giving the protein MKIKIKKISHKIIIFNTMGILFCTLLIGIVTWIFIINEYVVEENNELDNIANGVTETLGKVSAYDISDFYQTLEFGDKDEILISMKYPDGHIVKLGDSNISYKDIPENNWVFKKRYALHFKEKNVNNIEFTFIRKYSYDRAIKTTRIIFYLFILLAVSIIIISYYMTKNILKPVTYIIKESEKINAKNLNIKLPKIRDDEIGDLIDVINNLFSKMHEILLNQKNFSSNVSHELKTPVAIMKGYLDILKWGRDDPVLLNEALENIETEIINIEKLITNLLFLSQAEKLKTLNEKIEICLLLTKLKNDYQLLKTDKKLIISCSNTVIYGNQNLISEALRGIIDNSIKYSDGKEIYITVEETDTFIKILIRDFGTHISNEDIKKIFDRHYRTERQDTKSTRGLGLGLSIIKEIIELHNAKIELINRDDGLDTEIYFNKQI; this is encoded by the coding sequence ATGAAAATAAAAATAAAAAAAATTTCTCATAAAATTATAATTTTTAATACCATGGGAATACTTTTCTGTACACTGTTAATTGGTATTGTAACATGGATTTTCATTATAAATGAATATGTTGTGGAAGAAAACAACGAGCTTGACAATATTGCAAATGGTGTAACTGAAACACTCGGAAAAGTTTCCGCATATGATATTTCTGATTTTTATCAGACACTGGAATTCGGGGATAAGGACGAAATTCTTATTTCCATGAAATATCCTGACGGTCATATTGTAAAACTCGGCGACTCTAATATCTCTTATAAAGATATTCCTGAAAATAACTGGGTTTTCAAGAAAAGATATGCTCTTCATTTTAAGGAAAAAAATGTAAATAATATCGAATTTACTTTTATAAGAAAATATTCATATGATCGTGCGATAAAAACAACCCGGATTATATTTTATCTCTTTATACTCCTTGCTGTATCTATAATAATAATTTCATATTATATGACTAAAAATATACTAAAACCTGTTACTTATATCATAAAAGAAAGTGAAAAAATAAATGCAAAAAACCTGAATATAAAACTTCCTAAAATCAGGGATGATGAAATAGGTGATTTAATCGATGTTATAAATAATTTATTTTCAAAAATGCATGAAATACTTCTCAATCAGAAAAACTTTTCCAGTAATGTCTCTCATGAATTAAAAACACCTGTTGCTATTATGAAAGGTTATCTTGATATACTGAAATGGGGAAGAGATGATCCTGTTCTTCTTAACGAGGCCCTGGAAAATATAGAAACAGAAATTATAAATATTGAGAAGCTTATTACGAACCTTTTGTTTTTATCTCAGGCAGAAAAATTAAAAACTTTGAATGAAAAAATAGAAATATGCCTTCTGCTAACAAAGCTGAAAAATGATTACCAGCTTTTGAAAACAGATAAAAAGCTTATTATCAGCTGCAGCAATACAGTCATATACGGCAATCAAAATCTTATTTCCGAAGCCTTACGCGGAATTATTGACAACAGCATAAAGTACTCTGATGGTAAAGAAATTTATATAACTGTTGAAGAAACCGATACTTTTATCAAAATTCTTATCAGAGATTTTGGAACTCATATTTCCAATGAAGATATTAAAAAGATTTTTGACAGACACTACCGTACAGAAAGACAGGATACTAAAAGCACACGCGGTCTTGGTCTCGGACTCTCTATAATAAAGGAAATTATAGAACTCCATAATGCTAAAATAGAACTGATAAACAGAGATGACGGTCTTGATACCGAAATATATTTTAATAAACAGATATAA
- a CDS encoding lipid-A-disaccharide synthase N-terminal domain-containing protein, with protein sequence MNALSGYFTMNKIFLYIGLFGQLCFSMRFIIQWIYSEKAKKSVIPVAFWYFSLSGGIILLVYAVYHRDPVFIMGQAPGVFIYSRNIYLIHKNKKEEASQNEGAKIEQVHNNSEYRLQKMTEEIELN encoded by the coding sequence ATGAATGCATTAAGTGGATATTTCACAATGAATAAAATATTTTTGTATATTGGATTGTTTGGACAGCTGTGTTTTTCCATGAGATTTATTATACAGTGGATATATAGCGAAAAGGCAAAAAAAAGTGTAATTCCTGTGGCATTTTGGTATTTCAGCCTTTCAGGCGGTATAATACTGCTTGTATATGCTGTTTATCATAGAGATCCTGTTTTTATAATGGGGCAGGCACCGGGAGTTTTTATCTACTCAAGAAATATATATTTGATACATAAAAATAAAAAAGAGGAAGCCTCACAGAATGAAGGTGCAAAAATAGAACAAGTTCACAATAACAGCGAATACCGTCTTCAAAAAATGACGGAAGAAATAGAGCTGAATTAA
- a CDS encoding ArnT family glycosyltransferase, whose protein sequence is MVLRKDKYIWLIIAAALLLYIPLFIFRDFTPTNELKYINIVDHMLKSGDWIKLQFDGSLYTDKPPLYFWIAALIRLVTGKYTLFSIGLVMCVLPAIVTGVDIYRFLTENEYDKKRACTVILILYTILYFAGSVLVIRMDMFMTMFIVKALISFYNIAEKDRGNPYMPYVYAGIGFLIKGLAAVFIPIGVILAYLLVTKQKDKIKKLKFGKGIIIIVIFALIWFIPLIMSLGVNSAVNELLLKQTVNRAVNTSVHKKPIYYYLINLFPNLFPWTLFFFASFIMLLIRAKKQEKFMIFIICWFAVPFIIFSLVSSKLDIYLIPAYGAIAVITEKILAKKNGKAKKIIGIITSMFYFLFIIAAFISKEKLAGMDPFLYGLVLVYGVFSIFTAAAGIYFSLKEKAYCYVWNIVINMIALLGILTISAPAANEYIGFSKFAGIIKAEKEKDRSLKIFGYKENEANRMAYIINDDNIINIENPEKLNKIIKNENVIILLQNKDISDLPENYEMVYSNSKFVIIKYIRKEG, encoded by the coding sequence ATGGTTTTACGAAAGGATAAATACATATGGCTGATAATAGCAGCTGCGTTGTTATTGTATATTCCGCTGTTTATTTTCAGGGATTTTACCCCTACGAATGAATTGAAGTATATAAATATAGTTGATCATATGCTGAAATCCGGAGACTGGATAAAGCTTCAGTTTGACGGTTCACTGTACACGGATAAGCCGCCGCTGTATTTTTGGATAGCTGCTTTGATAAGACTGGTAACAGGCAAATATACATTGTTTTCTATAGGGCTTGTTATGTGTGTACTTCCGGCAATAGTGACAGGAGTAGATATATACAGATTTCTTACGGAAAATGAGTATGACAAAAAAAGAGCATGCACAGTTATATTAATATTATATACAATTTTATATTTTGCAGGATCTGTTCTGGTAATTCGTATGGATATGTTTATGACCATGTTTATAGTAAAGGCTTTGATTTCTTTTTATAACATAGCGGAAAAAGACAGAGGAAATCCTTATATGCCTTATGTATATGCCGGGATAGGTTTTTTGATAAAGGGACTTGCAGCAGTTTTTATACCAATTGGTGTTATTCTTGCATATCTGCTTGTAACAAAACAAAAGGACAAAATAAAAAAGTTAAAATTCGGCAAAGGAATTATTATTATAGTTATATTTGCACTTATATGGTTTATTCCTTTGATAATGAGTCTCGGAGTGAATTCGGCAGTGAACGAGCTGCTTTTGAAGCAGACGGTAAACAGAGCAGTAAATACCAGTGTGCATAAAAAACCGATATATTATTATCTTATTAATCTGTTCCCGAATTTATTTCCCTGGACATTATTCTTTTTTGCTTCTTTTATAATGTTGCTTATAAGAGCAAAAAAACAGGAAAAATTTATGATTTTTATAATATGCTGGTTTGCTGTGCCTTTTATTATATTTTCACTGGTCAGCAGTAAACTGGATATATATTTGATACCTGCATATGGCGCAATAGCTGTAATAACAGAAAAAATACTTGCGAAAAAAAACGGAAAAGCAAAAAAAATAATTGGGATAATAACAAGTATGTTTTACTTTTTATTTATAATTGCCGCTTTTATTTCTAAGGAAAAGCTGGCAGGGATGGATCCGTTTTTGTATGGTTTGGTATTGGTCTACGGAGTATTTTCCATATTTACTGCCGCAGCCGGGATCTATTTTTCGTTAAAAGAAAAAGCTTATTGTTATGTCTGGAATATAGTTATTAATATGATTGCTTTACTGGGAATATTGACAATATCTGCACCTGCGGCAAACGAATATATTGGTTTTTCCAAATTTGCCGGGATCATAAAGGCAGAAAAGGAAAAAGACCGCAGTCTGAAAATTTTCGGCTACAAAGAAAATGAAGCCAACAGAATGGCATATATAATAAATGATGATAATATCATAAATATAGAAAATCCGGAAAAACTTAATAAGATAATAAAAAATGAAAATGTAATAATTTTATTGCAGAATAAAGATATAAGTGATCTGCCTGAGAATTATGAAATGGTATATTCTAACAGTAAATTTGTTATTATTAAATATATCAGGAAAGAAGGATAA
- a CDS encoding glycosyltransferase family 2 protein — protein MEISVIAPVYNEEENINRLIENVEKVLKQNFKSYEILLVNDGSTDKSKEILDSVENENVKVIHFEKNCGQTAATAAGFKYSEGDIIVTIDADLQTDPEDILVLYSYLENYDMINGRRATREDGIIKKISSWVGNTARNIITGDDIKDTGCPLKLFRKEVAKSYYLYEGMHRFLPTLAKINGFRVIEVPVRHYDRMFGQSKYGVWNRLFKGLKDAFAVRWMKKRHIYYTVLNEEI, from the coding sequence ATGGAAATATCAGTAATTGCCCCTGTTTATAACGAAGAGGAGAATATTAACAGATTAATTGAAAATGTAGAAAAAGTATTAAAGCAAAATTTTAAAAGTTATGAAATACTTTTAGTTAATGATGGAAGTACTGATAAAAGCAAAGAAATACTTGATAGTGTGGAGAACGAGAATGTGAAAGTCATTCATTTTGAGAAAAACTGCGGTCAGACAGCGGCCACAGCAGCAGGATTTAAATATTCCGAAGGAGATATAATAGTAACTATAGATGCTGATTTGCAGACTGATCCTGAGGATATACTGGTTCTTTACTCATACCTTGAGAATTATGATATGATAAACGGACGGCGTGCAACAAGAGAAGACGGAATAATAAAAAAGATTTCTTCATGGGTTGGAAATACTGCAAGAAATATTATTACAGGTGATGATATAAAGGATACAGGCTGTCCTTTGAAGCTTTTCAGGAAAGAAGTAGCAAAATCTTATTATTTATATGAAGGGATGCACAGATTTTTACCGACATTAGCTAAAATAAACGGTTTCAGGGTGATAGAAGTACCTGTACGCCATTACGACAGGATGTTCGGTCAGTCTAAGTACGGAGTATGGAACAGGCTTTTTAAAGGACTGAAGGATGCATTTGCAGTCAGATGGATGAAAAAAAGACATATATATTATACAGTGCTTAATGAGGAGATATAA
- a CDS encoding FAD-dependent oxidoreductase encodes MDFNLNLGCIDEGNLSEISCDKLYDVLVVGTGPSAVSAAIYAARKGLDVAMIGLKIGGQVLDTREIENIIGTAKTTGSEYAENLEKHLKEYCVAFKEGTYVTKIEEDGKNKLITTSDKKIYKSKTVIIATGAKWRELNVPGEQEYKGKGVHYCATCDGPFYKGLDVAVVGGGNSGIEAALDMAGIAKNVTVVEFMPELKADKILQDKLNERNNIKVITNAATTKIYGEDFTKGMEYKNRADESTHELNIDGVFIEIGLTPNSEFAKDLIATNKIGEIIIDENNMTNIKGIFASGDVTTVKQKQIVISVGEGAKAALGAFDYLLKEY; translated from the coding sequence ATGGACTTTAATTTAAATCTTGGGTGCATAGATGAGGGAAACTTATCAGAGATTTCTTGTGATAAATTATATGATGTGCTTGTAGTTGGTACAGGGCCGTCAGCAGTTTCAGCTGCAATATATGCAGCAAGAAAAGGTCTTGATGTTGCAATGATAGGACTTAAAATAGGCGGACAGGTTTTGGACACAAGAGAGATAGAAAATATCATAGGTACAGCTAAAACTACAGGGTCAGAGTATGCCGAGAATCTTGAAAAGCATTTGAAAGAATATTGTGTTGCCTTTAAAGAAGGGACATATGTGACAAAAATAGAAGAAGACGGAAAAAATAAATTAATTACTACAAGTGATAAGAAAATATATAAATCAAAAACTGTAATAATAGCAACTGGTGCTAAGTGGAGAGAATTAAATGTTCCCGGAGAGCAGGAATATAAAGGAAAAGGAGTTCACTACTGTGCTACTTGTGACGGACCGTTTTACAAAGGACTGGATGTAGCTGTGGTAGGCGGAGGAAATTCCGGAATAGAAGCTGCCCTTGATATGGCAGGGATAGCCAAAAATGTAACTGTAGTGGAATTCATGCCTGAACTAAAAGCTGATAAAATATTACAGGATAAACTAAATGAAAGAAATAATATCAAAGTCATCACAAATGCTGCTACTACAAAAATATACGGGGAAGACTTTACAAAAGGAATGGAATATAAAAACAGAGCAGATGAAAGTACACATGAACTGAATATCGACGGTGTATTTATAGAAATAGGACTTACACCAAACAGCGAATTCGCAAAGGATCTGATAGCGACTAACAAAATCGGGGAAATCATAATTGATGAAAACAATATGACTAACATAAAAGGAATCTTTGCTTCAGGTGATGTAACAACAGTAAAACAAAAACAGATAGTCATATCTGTAGGAGAAGGAGCAAAAGCTGCTTTAGGGGCTTTTGATTACCTGCTGAAAGAGTATTAA